A single region of the Salipaludibacillus sp. LMS25 genome encodes:
- a CDS encoding RICIN domain-containing protein, translating into MTKVFKLLLILALVLPVMSFGTLTTQAASFNENTYYHITNANSGKLLEVGFAGTENGDNVQQWEKTGHECQQWRLVQNSDGYFELINRDSGKALDVFDHSLEDGGNVVQWEHNGGHQQQWEIVQVGPSYKMVNRLSGKALEVYEHSDENGANVVQWEDLENANQTWNVVQVSNSTPPASASPQGYASMNGGTTGGAGGRVEYASTGAEIQQLIDDRSRSNNSEEPLTIYVDGTITQGNSSNSLIDIKNHRGKTHEIKNISIIGIGTRGEFDGIGIRLSNAHNIIIQNVSIHHVRDGEGTAIEVTDASGNVWIDHNEFYSEFPGSGDSDYYDGLVDIKRNSEYITVSWNKFENHWKTMLVGHTDNASLAPDKITYHHNYFNNLNSRVPLIRNADVHMFNNYFKDINDTAINSRVGARVFVENNYFENVGSGQTDPTTGFIKGAVGWFYGSPSTGYWNLRGNEFINTPNSHLSSTTNFTPPYSYQAESASQAKTSVEQHSGVGVIN; encoded by the coding sequence GTGACTAAAGTCTTTAAGTTATTACTTATATTAGCTCTAGTTTTACCAGTTATGTCATTCGGTACACTTACTACTCAGGCAGCATCCTTCAACGAAAACACATACTATCACATCACGAATGCAAATAGCGGAAAGCTTTTGGAAGTTGGTTTTGCAGGTACGGAGAATGGCGACAACGTCCAACAATGGGAGAAAACAGGACATGAGTGTCAGCAATGGCGACTAGTTCAAAATAGCGATGGTTATTTTGAATTAATTAATAGGGATAGCGGGAAAGCCTTGGACGTATTTGATCACTCTTTAGAAGATGGTGGTAATGTGGTCCAGTGGGAACATAATGGCGGCCATCAACAACAATGGGAGATCGTTCAAGTAGGCCCCTCGTATAAAATGGTTAATAGACTTAGTGGAAAAGCGTTAGAAGTTTACGAGCATTCTGATGAGAATGGGGCTAATGTGGTCCAGTGGGAAGATTTAGAGAACGCTAATCAAACGTGGAATGTGGTACAGGTTAGTAACTCGACGCCACCAGCTTCTGCTAGTCCACAAGGTTATGCATCAATGAATGGTGGCACAACGGGTGGAGCTGGCGGTCGCGTCGAATATGCAAGTACAGGTGCAGAAATCCAACAGCTAATTGATGATCGCAGCCGCAGTAATAATTCTGAAGAGCCATTGACGATTTATGTGGATGGCACGATCACGCAAGGAAACTCCTCAAACTCCCTTATTGATATTAAAAATCATCGTGGAAAAACACATGAAATTAAAAACATCTCTATCATCGGTATAGGTACACGTGGAGAGTTTGATGGCATTGGTATAAGGCTATCAAATGCCCATAACATCATTATTCAAAATGTATCGATTCACCATGTGAGAGATGGGGAAGGCACGGCTATTGAAGTGACAGATGCCAGTGGAAATGTGTGGATTGACCACAATGAATTTTATAGTGAATTCCCAGGGAGCGGAGACTCAGATTATTATGATGGTCTCGTAGACATTAAAAGAAACTCAGAGTACATAACAGTTTCTTGGAATAAATTCGAAAATCATTGGAAAACGATGCTCGTCGGTCATACTGATAATGCCTCGTTAGCACCAGATAAAATAACGTATCATCATAATTATTTTAATAACCTTAATTCACGTGTTCCGCTTATTCGAAACGCTGATGTGCATATGTTTAATAATTATTTTAAAGATATTAACGATACAGCAATCAATAGCCGTGTAGGGGCTCGTGTCTTCGTGGAAAACAACTATTTTGAAAATGTAGGCTCAGGACAAACAGACCCAACGACTGGTTTTATTAAAGGAGCTGTTGGCTGGTTTTATGGGAGTCCGAGCACAGGATATTGGAACTTACGGGGAAATGAATTTATCAATACACCGAACAGCCACTTAAGCTCGACAACAAACTTTACACCGCCATACAGCTATCAAGCAGAATCAGCTTCTCAAGCAAAAACATCGGTTGAACAGCATTCAGGCGTGGGTGTCATTAACTAA